A region of Natribaculum luteum DNA encodes the following proteins:
- the dcd gene encoding dCTP deaminase: MILSDADILERLEEGDLVVEPIDDYDLQIQPASVDLRLGREFLEFQRTNIPCIHPDSEREVDEYVTETVVDDGDDFILHPGDFVLGTTHERVEIPPDLIAHVEGRSSLGRLAVVVHATAGLCDPGYRGQITLELSNLGTAPVSLTPGMRISQLTFTELKTPAERPYGSDRGSKYQDQDGPQASRIQSDDEFGGDQLNRNRDE, from the coding sequence ATGATCCTCTCGGACGCGGACATCCTCGAGCGCCTCGAGGAGGGCGACCTCGTCGTCGAACCGATCGACGACTACGACCTGCAGATCCAGCCGGCGAGCGTCGACCTCCGGCTCGGGCGGGAGTTCCTCGAGTTCCAGCGGACGAACATTCCCTGCATTCACCCGGACTCAGAACGCGAGGTCGACGAGTACGTCACGGAGACGGTCGTCGACGACGGCGACGACTTCATCCTCCACCCGGGAGACTTCGTGCTCGGGACGACCCACGAGCGCGTCGAGATCCCGCCGGACCTCATCGCGCACGTCGAGGGACGGTCGTCCCTGGGACGGCTTGCCGTGGTAGTGCATGCCACCGCCGGGCTGTGCGATCCCGGGTACAGGGGCCAGATCACCCTCGAGCTATCGAATCTCGGCACTGCCCCCGTCTCGCTCACTCCCGGGATGCGCATCTCGCAGCTGACGTTCACGGAGCTGAAGACGCCCGCAGAGCGCCCCTACGGGAGCGACCGGGGGTCGAAGTACCAGGACCAGGACGGACCACAGGCCTCGCGCATCCAGAGCGACGACGAGTTCGGCGGCGATCAGCTGAATCGGAATCGCGACGAGTGA
- the pth2 gene encoding peptidyl-tRNA hydrolase Pth2, with the protein MKQAIVARTDVGMGNGKLAAQVAHASLSAYEKADSQARDQWKRGGQKKIVLEADSERELHELAAIADREGIPNALVRDAGHTQLEPGTVTALAVGPAADDRVDRVTGDLSLF; encoded by the coding sequence ATGAAACAGGCCATCGTCGCCCGCACGGACGTCGGCATGGGGAACGGAAAGCTCGCCGCGCAAGTCGCCCACGCCTCGCTGTCGGCCTACGAGAAAGCCGACAGTCAGGCACGAGACCAGTGGAAGCGAGGGGGGCAGAAGAAGATCGTCCTCGAAGCAGACAGCGAGCGCGAACTGCACGAACTCGCGGCGATCGCCGACCGCGAGGGGATCCCGAACGCCCTCGTCCGCGACGCCGGGCACACGCAACTCGAGCCCGGGACCGTCACCGCCCTGGCCGTCGGCCCGGCGGCGGACGACCGCGTCGATCGGGTGACGGGCGACCTCTCGCTTTTCTGA
- a CDS encoding DUF7127 family protein, with amino-acid sequence METPPELEAAAGERGDVVITNREYDDESVIAVDFGSVAGEPSVDVVGETAIVVVDGRQLEFDVPAGADEVTLNDGILTIRKES; translated from the coding sequence ATGGAGACACCGCCCGAACTGGAAGCGGCTGCCGGCGAGCGAGGCGACGTCGTGATCACCAACCGCGAGTACGACGACGAGAGCGTCATCGCCGTGGACTTTGGCTCCGTCGCCGGCGAACCGTCGGTCGACGTCGTCGGCGAGACGGCGATCGTCGTCGTCGACGGACGACAACTCGAGTTCGATGTTCCCGCGGGTGCGGACGAGGTGACGCTCAACGACGGCATCCTCACCATTCGAAAGGAGTCCTGA
- the truD gene encoding tRNA pseudouridine(13) synthase TruD, which produces MRPAHPTEQAVGIDYYVSETEGVGGRLRERDDHFRVRELERFSTEPVDADPGAYPHLVFRATLRGWDTNDFAARLSDALGVSRERVSWAGTKDKYAVTTQLFSVYGADPGDLPDVSGAEIEVLGRAGRSLEFGDLAGNAFELVASEPDAPENAAAITDELAAFAGLEDEEGEDADDGRTIGVPNFFGQQRFGSRRPITHEVGLAIVRGDWEDAVMAYLGNPTDAEPESTQEARSFVAETHDWQEALEQFPNRLRYERSMLHELAESDDEPDPETFRAALERLPSNLQRLFVHAAQSYAFNLMLSERLERGLPFDRPVEGDVVCFADTDAPDGLELPDTDREQRVDERRVRSVTRHCERGRAFVTAPLVGTETELADGEQGEIERAVLDDLDLEPADFDLPGEFHSTGTRRAILVRTPLDLEFDPLTLSFALPKGSYATVVAREYLKVDPVRLG; this is translated from the coding sequence ATGCGTCCAGCCCACCCCACAGAGCAGGCCGTCGGCATCGACTACTACGTCAGCGAGACCGAGGGCGTCGGCGGCCGGCTGCGCGAGCGAGACGACCACTTCCGGGTGCGAGAACTCGAACGCTTCTCGACCGAACCAGTCGATGCAGACCCCGGCGCCTACCCGCACCTCGTCTTCCGCGCCACGCTCCGGGGCTGGGACACCAACGACTTCGCCGCCCGGCTCTCGGACGCCCTCGGCGTCTCCCGCGAACGGGTCTCCTGGGCGGGCACCAAGGACAAGTACGCCGTGACGACGCAGCTCTTTTCGGTCTACGGAGCCGACCCCGGCGACCTCCCCGACGTGAGCGGCGCGGAGATCGAGGTCCTCGGCCGGGCTGGTCGATCGCTCGAGTTCGGCGATCTCGCGGGTAACGCGTTCGAACTCGTCGCCAGCGAGCCCGACGCGCCGGAAAACGCCGCGGCGATCACCGACGAACTGGCGGCGTTCGCGGGACTCGAGGACGAGGAGGGCGAAGACGCAGACGATGGGCGGACGATCGGCGTCCCCAACTTCTTCGGCCAGCAGCGCTTCGGGAGCCGGCGGCCGATCACCCACGAGGTCGGCCTGGCGATCGTCCGCGGCGACTGGGAGGATGCCGTGATGGCCTACCTCGGCAATCCGACCGACGCCGAACCCGAGTCGACACAGGAAGCCCGATCGTTCGTCGCGGAGACCCATGATTGGCAGGAAGCCCTCGAGCAGTTCCCGAATCGCCTACGGTACGAGCGGTCGATGCTGCACGAACTGGCCGAGTCCGACGACGAACCGGATCCCGAGACGTTCCGTGCCGCCCTCGAGCGCCTCCCCTCGAACTTGCAGCGGCTGTTCGTCCACGCCGCCCAGTCGTACGCGTTCAACCTGATGCTGAGCGAACGCCTCGAGCGCGGACTGCCGTTCGATCGGCCGGTCGAGGGCGACGTCGTCTGCTTCGCCGACACCGACGCACCAGACGGCCTCGAGTTGCCCGACACCGATCGCGAGCAGCGCGTCGACGAGCGCCGCGTGCGGTCGGTCACGCGCCATTGCGAGCGCGGGCGGGCGTTCGTCACCGCGCCGCTGGTCGGCACCGAGACCGAACTGGCCGACGGCGAGCAAGGCGAGATCGAACGCGCGGTGCTCGACGACCTCGACCTTGAGCCGGCGGACTTCGACCTGCCCGGCGAGTTTCACTCGACTGGTACGCGGCGGGCGATTCTCGTTCGGACGCCGCTCGACCTCGAGTTCGACCCGCTGACGCTGTCGTTCGCGCTGCCGAAGGGGTCGTACGCGACCGTCGTCGCTCGAGAGTACCTCAAGGTCGACCCGGTTCGCCTCGGCTGA
- a CDS encoding zinc ribbon domain-containing protein produces MRSKRLQQEIDDLVAQGWRIEDETRDRVVMVDREYGSLASHVVVALLTIWWTLGLGNVAWGLYNYLTRSRRRVLWDDEGTPTGKVITCPECDAVVSEGARYCRACGVKLADAMAEDETA; encoded by the coding sequence ATGCGAAGCAAGCGACTGCAGCAGGAGATCGACGATCTCGTCGCGCAGGGGTGGCGCATCGAAGACGAGACCAGAGACCGAGTCGTCATGGTCGATCGCGAGTACGGGTCGCTCGCGTCGCACGTCGTCGTCGCCCTGCTGACGATCTGGTGGACGCTGGGGCTCGGCAACGTCGCCTGGGGGCTGTACAACTACCTCACCCGGTCGCGCCGGCGAGTCCTCTGGGACGACGAGGGCACGCCGACGGGCAAGGTGATCACCTGTCCCGAGTGTGACGCAGTCGTCTCGGAGGGGGCACGCTACTGTCGAGCCTGCGGAGTGAAACTCGCCGACGCGATGGCCGAGGACGAGACTGCCTGA
- a CDS encoding DUF2103 domain-containing protein codes for MECRHCASPLEKPGDFCLVCREANADAVVLDVTRDRTTMTMLEDEDVVGETTITTVPEDGDEAEVVELRNYAGLIADDIRRKRPEEVYAAGDREVVRAVRAELHYPFYRVDGDDPVGTVRERRDDRALDVVETPPAEKIGGSHTTLIGGRTGMRVIQTVAGHPHVKKVIPGPIDAGGKGSQSGLRAKVTRADDGGNVRLLLRDGSSVQENRIVTTARDRETGELVREDLNDVLAEAEFQ; via the coding sequence ATGGAGTGTCGGCACTGCGCCTCGCCGCTCGAGAAACCTGGTGACTTCTGTCTGGTCTGTCGCGAGGCCAACGCCGACGCGGTCGTCCTCGATGTCACCCGTGATCGGACGACGATGACGATGCTCGAGGACGAGGACGTCGTCGGCGAGACGACGATCACGACGGTCCCGGAAGACGGCGACGAGGCGGAGGTCGTGGAGTTGCGAAACTACGCGGGACTGATCGCCGACGACATTCGGCGCAAGCGTCCCGAGGAGGTCTACGCTGCAGGCGACCGCGAGGTCGTTCGCGCCGTTCGGGCCGAACTCCACTACCCGTTCTACCGGGTCGACGGCGACGACCCTGTCGGGACGGTCCGCGAGCGCCGCGACGACCGTGCGCTTGACGTGGTCGAGACGCCGCCGGCGGAGAAGATCGGCGGCAGCCACACGACGCTGATCGGCGGCCGAACGGGCATGCGCGTGATCCAGACCGTCGCGGGCCACCCGCACGTCAAGAAGGTGATCCCAGGGCCGATCGACGCCGGCGGCAAAGGCTCTCAGTCCGGCCTCCGGGCGAAAGTCACGCGGGCAGACGACGGCGGCAACGTCCGCCTTCTCCTGCGGGACGGCTCGAGCGTCCAGGAGAACCGGATCGTCACGACCGCTCGAGACCGCGAAACCGGCGAACTCGTCCGCGAGGATTTAAACGACGTGCTCGCCGAAGCGGAGTTCCAGTAG
- a CDS encoding 50S ribosomal protein L37ae — MAEKGKGKVGSAGRFGARYGRVARRRVTEIEDDMRNSQVDGDDVTRVGTGIWKNEETGEVFTGGAYRPETPAGRTVRRSIRAALAEDE; from the coding sequence ATGGCCGAGAAAGGGAAAGGAAAGGTCGGCAGTGCAGGCCGCTTTGGCGCGCGCTACGGTCGCGTCGCACGACGCCGCGTCACCGAGATCGAAGACGACATGCGCAACTCCCAGGTCGACGGCGACGACGTCACGCGCGTCGGCACGGGCATCTGGAAGAACGAGGAGACCGGCGAGGTCTTCACCGGCGGTGCCTACCGCCCCGAGACGCCCGCTGGCCGGACCGTCCGCCGCTCGATCCGCGCTGCACTTGCCGAAGACGAGTAA
- a CDS encoding DNA-directed RNA polymerase subunit P translates to MSYKCSRCKRDVELDEYGGVRCPYCGHRVLLKERSRDVKEVDVK, encoded by the coding sequence ATGAGCTACAAGTGTTCCCGCTGCAAGCGCGACGTCGAACTGGACGAGTACGGCGGCGTCCGCTGTCCCTACTGTGGACACCGCGTACTCCTGAAAGAGCGCAGCCGGGACGTCAAGGAAGTCGACGTCAAGTAG
- a CDS encoding KEOPS complex subunit Pcc1: MFSHDATLEFVYDDESRARVVAESVAREIGEIDDDRSQTTIDRNGDTIVLEIDARDVTALRAALNTWFSLLDVAERTATLGDRYAG; encoded by the coding sequence TTGTTCTCTCACGACGCCACGCTCGAGTTCGTCTACGACGACGAGTCCCGGGCCCGCGTCGTGGCCGAAAGCGTCGCCCGCGAGATCGGCGAGATCGACGACGACCGGTCGCAGACGACGATCGACCGGAACGGCGACACGATCGTCCTCGAGATCGACGCCCGCGACGTGACGGCGCTCCGGGCGGCGCTCAACACCTGGTTTTCGCTGCTCGACGTGGCCGAACGGACGGCCACGCTCGGCGATCGGTATGCCGGGTAA
- a CDS encoding prefoldin subunit beta produces MQGNLPPEAQEKIEQLQDLQETAQTVAVQKQEAESTLTEAENALDELDELDEETTMYRQVGELLVETEYDEAQDDLEDKVDSLEIRLETLEKQEDRVQQQFESLQQELQDLLGGGAMGGGPAGPGGPGAGGA; encoded by the coding sequence ATGCAGGGTAATCTGCCGCCGGAAGCACAGGAGAAGATCGAACAGCTACAGGACCTGCAGGAGACGGCACAGACGGTCGCCGTCCAGAAGCAGGAAGCCGAGTCGACGCTCACCGAAGCCGAGAACGCCCTCGACGAACTCGACGAACTCGACGAGGAGACCACGATGTACCGCCAGGTCGGCGAACTCCTCGTCGAGACGGAGTACGACGAGGCACAGGACGACCTCGAGGACAAAGTCGACAGCCTCGAGATCCGCCTCGAGACGCTCGAGAAGCAGGAAGACCGCGTCCAGCAGCAGTTCGAGTCGCTCCAGCAGGAACTGCAGGACCTGCTCGGCGGCGGTGCCATGGGCGGCGGCCCGGCCGGCCCCGGCGGCCCGGGCGCTGGCGGCGCGTAA
- a CDS encoding DUF3194 domain-containing protein, giving the protein MSSEEPSDETVVETAAEAAEGVIFSRYKQSAVRDFDVTVSFEEGVLEVDVYLNAPDDERDPEQVADDAALAARQAVDDLFEDASG; this is encoded by the coding sequence ATGTCGAGCGAGGAACCGTCGGACGAGACGGTCGTCGAGACCGCCGCGGAAGCCGCCGAAGGCGTGATCTTCTCGCGGTACAAGCAGTCAGCAGTCCGTGACTTCGACGTCACCGTCTCGTTCGAGGAGGGCGTCCTCGAGGTCGACGTCTACCTCAACGCGCCCGACGACGAGCGCGATCCCGAGCAGGTCGCCGACGACGCCGCGCTCGCCGCTCGGCAGGCAGTCGACGACCTCTTCGAAGACGCAAGCGGGTGA
- a CDS encoding alpha/beta fold hydrolase, translating into MSETYQQGEIEPITGKYVHAEIEGVDHRIYFEEAGPEDGIPLLCQHTAGNNCQEWRHLLTDDDITEEFRVIAHDLPYHGKSVPPTTQEWWKEDYTMTGKRFAETLVSIADALELEDPIYMGSSMGGNITLELADWYPDRFQALIGLECGAHSPGFYIDWLDHPQVNTTEVNAYSCWGLMAPQSPEAARRETMYLYEQGATGVFKGDLYYYSVDHDYRDKLDQVNADECPLYAVNGEYDYLTTPEDGRQTADGIGEGAIAVEMAEIGHFPMSEHPELFNAYVREILDHITGEREEDLPDVLTPDHVGIELHPPAPAREKPAE; encoded by the coding sequence ATGTCCGAAACGTACCAGCAAGGCGAGATCGAACCGATCACCGGCAAGTACGTCCACGCGGAGATCGAGGGCGTCGACCACCGCATCTACTTCGAGGAGGCGGGGCCCGAAGACGGGATCCCCCTCCTCTGTCAGCACACCGCCGGAAACAACTGCCAGGAGTGGCGACACCTGCTGACCGACGACGACATCACGGAGGAGTTCCGGGTCATCGCCCACGACCTCCCCTACCACGGGAAGTCGGTGCCGCCGACGACCCAGGAGTGGTGGAAAGAAGACTACACGATGACCGGCAAACGGTTCGCCGAGACGCTCGTCAGCATCGCCGACGCACTCGAGCTCGAGGACCCGATCTACATGGGCTCGAGTATGGGCGGGAACATCACCCTCGAGCTCGCCGACTGGTATCCAGACCGGTTCCAGGCGCTGATCGGCCTCGAGTGTGGCGCACACAGTCCCGGATTTTACATCGACTGGCTCGACCATCCGCAGGTCAACACGACCGAAGTCAACGCCTACTCCTGCTGGGGGCTGATGGCTCCCCAGAGCCCCGAGGCGGCCCGTCGGGAGACGATGTACCTCTACGAGCAGGGGGCGACGGGCGTGTTCAAAGGCGACCTCTACTACTACTCGGTCGACCACGACTACCGTGACAAACTCGACCAGGTCAACGCCGACGAGTGTCCGCTGTACGCCGTCAACGGCGAGTACGACTACCTGACGACGCCCGAAGACGGCCGGCAGACGGCAGACGGGATCGGTGAGGGCGCGATCGCCGTCGAGATGGCCGAGATCGGTCACTTCCCGATGAGCGAACACCCGGAGCTGTTCAACGCGTACGTTCGGGAGATTCTCGATCACATCACCGGCGAGCGCGAGGAGGACCTTCCCGACGTGTTGACTCCCGACCACGTCGGCATCGAACTCCACCCGCCGGCACCTGCCCGCGAGAAGCCAGCCGAGTGA
- a CDS encoding DUF2070 family protein, producing the protein MTATQGNLAALSRFIFRTPRWWTSLAFVLAIAAVVGAGVFDNRFWLEDVWQGVFFVGVPTVVASVLTSVVDRRLGGQLTQSRSSLLALTCELFVVSCLAVAGVVVVLTGYGQPFVFDVLLIALAGIFAFRLLVVMAVSRHRMLVAAVPASVQTLAAALLLFVYSGTMRFLEVGGPLVEPYLSRPDEAPPMLQTVVPTDFLVLGLFCLIYAAGVFVFVNVLDRPWERSLGVSVLEFVGSFVGHVAEGTRDLEQFFEQIGEDAIVPVTVWSIRQPDGTEKARFVLPMIHPGPMGEIGGGNLPTRVAASTDGMAFPPHATAGHDFNLVTEREVDTIISAANSALESLPTGSTASESVRVRVGETTVLGQAIDDDLVLVVTHSPSFADDIDYAVGLSTIAEARTAGFDDVLLVDAHNCNDGLEGDDLGHVVPGSQRSFDLMEAARQVATELADTPQRAVRVGTAWDETPWSPEEGIGPLGVRVAVFEVGEQRTAYVLVDGNNMEPGLRERIVDTLESVDEAEVMTTDTHLVNRVESVNQVGGAIAHDDLVALVERLVDDAIADLEPVELGLATERTEVTVFGNDRTETLASHANAAVSMGGALAVIVTIAAVSVSLLVYAVT; encoded by the coding sequence ATGACCGCTACGCAGGGGAACCTCGCTGCGCTCTCACGGTTTATTTTTCGGACGCCGCGGTGGTGGACCAGTCTGGCGTTCGTGCTGGCGATCGCCGCCGTCGTCGGCGCGGGCGTCTTCGACAATCGGTTCTGGCTCGAGGACGTCTGGCAGGGCGTCTTCTTCGTCGGCGTGCCGACCGTCGTCGCGAGCGTGCTCACGAGCGTCGTCGACCGTCGCCTCGGCGGTCAGCTCACCCAGAGCCGCTCGTCGTTGCTCGCGCTGACCTGCGAACTGTTCGTCGTCAGTTGCCTCGCCGTCGCCGGCGTCGTCGTCGTTCTCACCGGCTACGGACAGCCGTTCGTCTTCGACGTCCTGCTGATCGCGCTCGCGGGCATCTTCGCGTTTCGGCTGCTGGTCGTGATGGCCGTCTCCCGCCACCGCATGCTCGTCGCCGCCGTCCCCGCGAGCGTCCAGACGCTCGCCGCCGCGCTCCTCTTGTTCGTCTACAGCGGGACGATGCGCTTTCTCGAGGTCGGCGGCCCGCTCGTCGAGCCGTACCTCTCCCGGCCGGACGAAGCGCCGCCGATGCTCCAGACCGTCGTGCCGACGGACTTTCTCGTTCTCGGGCTGTTCTGTCTCATCTACGCCGCGGGCGTCTTCGTCTTCGTCAACGTCCTCGATCGACCCTGGGAACGGAGTCTCGGCGTCAGCGTCCTCGAGTTCGTCGGCAGTTTCGTCGGCCACGTCGCCGAGGGGACGCGCGACCTCGAGCAGTTCTTCGAGCAGATCGGCGAGGACGCGATCGTTCCAGTGACGGTCTGGTCGATCCGGCAGCCGGACGGCACGGAGAAAGCTCGCTTCGTCCTGCCGATGATCCATCCCGGTCCGATGGGTGAGATCGGCGGCGGCAACCTCCCAACGCGGGTGGCGGCCAGCACGGACGGGATGGCGTTCCCGCCCCACGCCACCGCGGGCCACGACTTCAACCTCGTCACCGAACGCGAGGTCGACACGATCATCTCGGCTGCAAACTCTGCACTCGAGTCGCTGCCCACTGGCTCGACGGCCTCGGAGAGCGTCCGGGTCAGGGTCGGCGAGACGACGGTGCTCGGACAGGCGATCGACGACGACCTGGTGCTCGTCGTCACGCACTCGCCGTCGTTTGCCGACGACATCGACTACGCGGTCGGCCTCTCGACGATCGCCGAGGCGCGCACGGCGGGATTCGACGACGTCCTCCTGGTCGACGCGCACAACTGCAACGACGGCCTCGAGGGCGACGATCTGGGTCACGTCGTCCCCGGCAGCCAGCGATCGTTCGATCTCATGGAGGCCGCACGGCAGGTGGCGACCGAACTCGCCGACACACCCCAGCGCGCGGTCCGCGTCGGCACGGCGTGGGACGAAACGCCGTGGTCGCCCGAGGAGGGAATCGGCCCGCTCGGCGTCCGCGTCGCCGTCTTCGAGGTCGGCGAGCAGCGAACCGCCTACGTCCTCGTCGACGGTAACAACATGGAGCCCGGCCTCCGAGAGCGGATCGTCGACACACTCGAGTCGGTCGACGAGGCCGAGGTGATGACGACGGACACCCACCTCGTGAACAGAGTCGAGTCGGTCAACCAGGTCGGCGGCGCGATCGCCCACGACGACCTCGTCGCGCTGGTCGAGCGGCTGGTCGACGACGCGATCGCCGACCTCGAGCCGGTCGAGCTCGGACTGGCCACCGAGCGCACGGAGGTGACGGTCTTCGGTAACGACCGCACCGAGACGCTAGCCAGCCACGCGAACGCGGCCGTCTCGATGGGCGGGGCGCTCGCGGTGATCGTGACGATCGCGGCAGTCAGCGTGAGCCTGCTGGTCTACGCCGTCACGTGA
- a CDS encoding GMP synthase subunit A translates to MTKIVVVDNHGQFTHLERRALRDLGVDVELVDNEVPPEEVDADGVVLSGGPDMDQIGQSPAYLEADVPVLGICLGMQIMAEELDGRVGSGEYGGYADVTVDVLEEDDPLTGSLYPETRVWASHADEVKELPEGFELTARSDVCDVEAMSDVDRDLYGVQWHPEVAHTEKGDEIFENFLGICESA, encoded by the coding sequence ATGACGAAAATCGTCGTGGTGGACAACCACGGACAGTTCACCCATCTCGAGCGCCGGGCGCTTCGCGACCTCGGCGTCGACGTCGAACTGGTAGACAACGAAGTCCCACCCGAAGAAGTCGACGCCGACGGCGTCGTTCTCTCCGGCGGCCCCGACATGGACCAGATCGGCCAGTCGCCGGCGTACCTCGAGGCCGACGTCCCCGTCCTCGGGATCTGCCTCGGCATGCAGATCATGGCCGAGGAGTTAGACGGCCGCGTCGGCAGTGGCGAGTACGGCGGCTACGCCGACGTCACCGTCGACGTCCTCGAGGAAGACGACCCGCTGACAGGCTCGCTCTACCCCGAGACGCGCGTCTGGGCGAGTCACGCCGACGAGGTCAAAGAGCTTCCCGAGGGCTTCGAACTAACGGCGAGAAGTGACGTCTGTGACGTCGAGGCGATGAGCGACGTCGACCGCGACCTCTACGGCGTCCAGTGGCATCCCGAGGTCGCTCACACCGAGAAGGGCGACGAGATCTTCGAGAACTTCCTCGGGATCTGCGAGTCCGCGTGA
- a CDS encoding cell surface glycoprotein produces MTGERTRTTALTVSLATIVLCSIVGTSLVAGAAGPTSESADRSSIDGLTTNGDTESVANSSLTTARQADASFTAYGQEGTIVLGGDREVVFPESDEDEPLPENAPENVEWENESFVIDADVDLEEGTWVDDGNVTVPLITSYNVDAEYADVRMSAPNGFEGTIDPETGEMTARADFVIEAEVVGPLGGLAPDSTCRTETELELTTGTSDDGLTGSPLEIDAENGTATATLVDDTFVVPGFDTVEGVGPVCSSAAGSFGLPAEEPGDNEFVIEFWFDLEDFEAAATDDE; encoded by the coding sequence ATGACCGGGGAACGTACGCGAACGACCGCCCTCACAGTTTCGCTGGCGACGATCGTCCTGTGTTCGATCGTCGGAACGAGTCTGGTCGCCGGGGCTGCGGGCCCGACGAGCGAGTCCGCGGATCGATCGTCGATCGACGGACTCACCACGAACGGCGACACCGAGTCCGTTGCCAACTCGTCGCTCACCACCGCCAGACAGGCCGATGCGTCGTTTACCGCCTACGGACAGGAGGGGACGATCGTACTCGGTGGCGATCGAGAGGTCGTCTTCCCTGAGAGCGACGAGGACGAACCCCTGCCCGAGAACGCCCCCGAAAACGTCGAGTGGGAGAACGAGTCGTTCGTCATCGACGCCGACGTCGATCTCGAGGAAGGAACGTGGGTCGACGACGGGAACGTCACCGTCCCGCTGATCACCTCCTACAACGTCGACGCAGAGTACGCCGACGTTCGGATGAGCGCGCCGAACGGGTTCGAGGGAACGATCGATCCCGAGACGGGCGAGATGACGGCCCGGGCCGACTTCGTAATCGAGGCGGAGGTCGTCGGCCCGCTCGGTGGACTCGCACCCGACTCGACCTGCAGGACCGAGACCGAACTCGAGTTGACGACCGGGACCAGCGACGACGGTCTCACCGGATCGCCACTCGAGATCGACGCCGAGAACGGCACCGCCACGGCGACGCTCGTCGACGACACCTTCGTCGTCCCCGGCTTCGACACCGTCGAGGGTGTGGGCCCCGTCTGTAGCTCCGCGGCCGGTTCGTTCGGCCTTCCCGCGGAGGAACCGGGTGACAACGAATTCGTGATCGAGTTCTGGTTCGACCTCGAGGACTTCGAAGCGGCGGCGACCGACGACGAGTAG